A window of Fusarium verticillioides 7600 chromosome 7, whole genome shotgun sequence genomic DNA:
CGTGACTACTATGTCGAGTACAACTAAATCAGGTGATAAGTGGTGAGATTGGTGAGTGGCGGTGAATGTAATATACACATGGCAGGCAAATACTAGATGCCCTGGAACCAGTACGACGGCGACTTGTTTTTAGATAAAAAGTCTAGATTTTAATGTTTTAATGCTCCGGCTTTATTCCTATAGATTCTTGCGGTATAGCTCTCCTCCACAATTCCTCAAACGAACTGTGGCCTGCTCAGGAGTGATATCACGTTGAGGCTCGGCCAGAAGCTCATATCCAACGAGAAACTTCTTGACGGTGGCTGAACGCAGCAGAGGTGGGTAAAAGTGCATGTGGAAATATGCGCTTTCCAACTCTTCCGGTGTTCCGTCAAGAGGCGCCTGGTGAAGGCCAGAACTGTAGGGAAAGTTGCATTCGAACAAGTTATCGTATCGTCGGGTGACTTCTTGAATGGCTTCGGCAAATTGGAGTCGTTCCTCGGGCTTGAAATCGAGAAGAGATCGGATGTGTCGCTTAGGAAGAACGAGGACTTCAAAAGGCCATACAGCCCACCACGGGCATACAATCACAAAAGCATCGTTCTCCCAAACAACTCGTTCTTGCTTCTCGAGTTCAAGCTTGACATAATCGCCGAGGAGGTGTCGGCCGCCGTGTTGCTCTCGGTACTTGCTCATTTGCACAAGCTCCTTGCCAGGTTCCTCGGGCATGGTTGATGTGGTCCAGACCTGgcaatgaggatgagggttAGAGCAGCCCATAGCAGCgcccttgttctcaaagATCTGCATATATCTATACTGCTCCTCAGGAGAAGGTGCAGCGTCCTTTGACATAGAAATAGCCAGCTTGTCAGCTTCGGCAGCCCGAGGGTTTGACGGTGTCAGATGATTGGCGTAAATTCGAGTCCAGTGCTCAATGACGGGAACAATCTCGTCAGCTGTCATGTCTGCCAGTGTAACATGGTGCTTGGGTGAGAAAGTGAGCACGTAACACACGCCTTTAACACcctgagcttgaaggagaagagattCCAGGTCATTGGATGAGGCTTTCGCATCATAATCTGGCTGCTCTTGCTTGACGGCGCTGTAGTCGTTTACAAAGGCAAAAGTCTTTTCGTAATTCGGATTTTGGTCGCCAGCAGCTCGTGGGTTACCGGGACAGAGATAACACTGGTTTTGTCAGGGGATTGAGGTGTTATGATGTGATGTCATGAGCGTACTTTGGGGTCATATTCTGGAAGTTTTGATGCGacagcagcttcttgctGGCCTCTATTTCATGTCAGACCATTCCTAATTAAAGTATGCAATACTCACTGCCAAGGTCGCTTCGTGCGATGAGGTGATACAAGCAGCCATGAATCCGTGAGGGGATTGTATCGACGGTGAGAAATATCGTCAAGAATTTGATCAGGCATGATGATAGTGGAGTGGCAATTTAAAGTGAATgaggggttgatgagagacaaTGAATATTTAGAGAAGGGTTCAGCTTTAATTTATTACTGCTAGAAGCCGAGGCTAGCGATAGACGATACAAGATAAATAGCCAACTAACAAAGACTCCCCAGGGATTCTGAATGGTGCGGTTCAACGGTGATATTCTCGGCCATGTTTTCGGGGGAGTCTTTTTCCCAAACCAGATGCCCCCAATATTGAATCTCCACAGTTTGGACACCAGCCATCAAGGAGTAACTTAGTAAGAATGCTTCAGACCTTGTCAAAGGATGTTAACATAAGTTCATGAAAGAGAACCCTAGAATTGTAGAAACTCACATGAGTCTTACTGTGACTCAGTCCCAAGTTTTATGGTCTGCGTGGCGGTCCGAACATTCTGGAGAACCAGCATCTTTTGGCATATGCCTCATCTTCTTTAATCGCACTTAGATACATGTATCTGAGCATTTCCTCCTGAGATGGGTATTGGCCGGTAAGTTTATGGTCCGCTGGTGGTGTTAATGGCTTTGGAAGCGGTGGTGGACGAGATATTCGTGAGGGACGAAAGAAGCGAGAGAGTCTTGAAAATATTGCCATGTTCGAAGTATATCGAGAGTCAGGATGGCGAGTAAGGCAGTAAGTGATCAAACGAGCTATAGTTGACGCATCTCCTTACATGCATTTATGCTGTAGACATTGTTATGCAATGCCTAAACTTTGAGCCACATGTGTCATTTGCAGTTGGCATCTGTGGCTCAGAGTTTATATCACGATTCACCACACAGAACTCAGCATCTCTTCATAAACCTTTGAAGTGAAGCATGAGTTTGTCACTTCCAGACTGTGAAGATTCAATAATGGGGGATGGCGTCACGCTTGTACCGAGGGTCTAGATACCAGAAGACTTAGGACCTTACATTAAATGAAAAAATAAACAAAATAAGTTGATACTATAACTAAGCTATTACTAGGTTATCCTAAAATATCTAAATATTGTCTACTTCTCTGTTGCTTATTTAGGACTCGAGTCTGAAGGTTTCTGCCATCCCCACGTCACTTGCCAATAGCGGGGATATGCGGCCCGGGGCAACTTCTTCCACGTGACTTGTGATGATTCGAGCGTGGGGTTGCTGCTAGCGGCTACTGGCTCCCATTCGAAACAACCTAATCCGCGCCCTGCAATGGAGCTCAAGTCCAGTGCACTTCAGCCCCAGACCAGCTCCTGTCAGAGCAAGCGTAGACGCCATAATCAACAACATCCGCCCCTCGACAAATCGACCCATCACCgattccatcaacaaccacctCAAACCGGCATTTTCCATCGAATTTCGCGTCGCGTCATCGTTCCCAACAATCGCGCATCACCAAAAATCTTCTTTTGCACTTCCATCGCGCCTTGCGCTGCCTCGAACCCGTCGCTACTTCTAGACAGGGGGGGTAACGACGAACCTCCCGGCCCGACATCGCAGCCGGCGATATGGGTGTGATACGCAAGAAAACAATCACAAGAGGTGGCGAAGGCGGTGTAAAATACGTTTGCGATGTGTGCTCATCAGATATTACATCTACGGTAGGTCATTTTGCTGTGTTGCCTGTTGCCTGAAGCTTGTTTGGAACCGTAAAGACGCGCTTCGGAGATATACCGGCTAAACTCAATTCGATGTCATGATGGGGTTGCTAatcatgttggtgttgatacaGGTCCGCATCCGATGCGCCGACTCCGACTGCAGTGACTTCGATCTCTGCGTCTCGTGTTTCGCCAAAGGTGAATCACGAAATGCCCACAACCCTGCGACACACGCTTTTCGTGTGATTGAACAAAACTCTTTCCCCATTTTTGATCGAGAATGGGGTGCCGACGAAGAATTACTCCTCCTCGAGGGTGCTGAAATATATGGTCTCGGCTCATGGGCCGATATCGCAGATCATATTGGCGGCTTCcgtgagaaggatgaggttCGCGATCATTACTTATCGACTTACGTCGATTCGTCTCACTTTCCACTACCCGAACGCTGTAGCCCTCACGATTGCGAATTGGCCAATGAAATACCCAGGGAAGAATTCCAGGCTCGCAAGAAGCGACGAATAGAAGAACGACGAGATGCAGCTAAGAACGCGCCCGCTCTACAGCCCAAAACAAAGCCAACAGCTAGTGTGCCTAGCTGTCACGAGATTCAAGGATACATGCCTGGTCGTTTGGAATTCGAGACCGAATATGCAAatgaggcagaagaagctgtccaATTAATGCAGTTCGATCCAGGTGATGGATTGAACCCCAGGACAGGCGAGCTTGAACCTGAAATGGAGCTCAAGCTTACAGTGATGGATATTTACAACGCTCGATTGACACAACGTGTAGAGCGTAAGAAGGTTATCTTCGAGCACAATCTTCTTGAATATAGAGAGAACacaaagctggagaagaggcggaccaaagaagaaagggaTTTGCTCCAAAAGGCCAAACCATTCGCCCGCATGATGAACCAGCAGGActttgaggagctcaatCAAGGACTTCTCGATGAACTTAACCTACGACAAGCCATTACGCAGCTACAGGAGTGGCGTAACATGCGTATCGGCGACCTTCGAAGCGGCGAAAAGTACGAGAACGAGAAAGCTTCGAGGATTCAGAAGGCAATTCCCATGGGATCCATGGATCGTGAGCGACTGGCATCTGCACAGAGGTCTAagcaacctcctcctcccgaACCACCAAGTGGAtctgctcttctcatcgccCCTGAACTTCCTGCTCGACTGCTACCAGCTCCTGCTGCGGAAGTCAATGGCGATGCAAAGCCATTAACAAATGGCCATACTGATGGTCTAACCAATGGCCAGACAAACGGTCAGGTCAATGGAGTGACCAATGGAGTCAACGGTGTAAATGGAGTAAATGGCCATGCAGCTCCTAAGCAGAGATACACAGCCCAACCCATCTCCGGCGTACAACCAATGCCCATGACCCAAGACACAGCCCCAGACTTGCACCTCCTCACGccagaagagatcaagcTTTGCGAAATCATCAGACTGCAGCCCAAGCCATATCTTATGATCAAGGAGCAGATCCTAaaggaagctctcaagacAAACGGCACGTTGAAAAAGAAGCAGGCCAAAGAGATCTGTAGGCTGGACTCGCAAAAGGGAGGACGCATATTCGATTTCTTTATTAATTCAGGATGGGTTGGCAAGGCGTGATCTGGTTGTTTACTGTTTATAATACCCTTTTTGAAAACGAGGAATGGAATTGGCGCTGAGCGTTTGCTGGGAATTATGTAGTATATGTTACGCTTCTGTGGATAGATGTCACCGATACAATGTTACAAAATTAGCTACTCATTTTCGAGGCTCCAATTAGATGTAATTGCACTTGTCTACAGCTGAGAGGTTATGAGGCTTCGCCCCTGATGATGTAAATACCCGACAAGTTTGGGGTTTTAGTATTTATTTTACAGGTAGTCTAAACCTTCACCAGTTCATAGTTTTGTGTGCTGAATTTATCCATTGGACTAGAATTATAGTGATTTATTTAGTTTCTTGATCCTCATCTGCCTTCTGATCCAAGTCATGATCCAAGTCAATTGCAACTCATATCTAGTCGACACTCCAACTTATAGTGTGTTTCTTCAAATACAACTGCATCATACGCAATGCCTGGTGGACCCCTCGGCATCTGGGGAGTGGCAGCGTGGTCCAACAGATGTATATCAGCATCGTCGACAATACGGAGGTGGTGGTACGCGAGGTTGGTTCCCAAATTTCGAGCTCTGGGGAGTTCCATCGGCACGTTCGCTGATGCTTCCTTGTTCAAGATCCGAATCGTATGCTCGGGGAGGCGGAGGACCTCGAGGCAGAGGGCCCGGGGGAGCAACGCCTATAGTCCCAGGGTACAAAGAGTACATGGGCTCCGTGTATAGAGATTCTTCCCTTGGAggtcttgatggtgttggacGTGGACATGGTGGACATGGTGGACATGGTGGACATGGCGGATGTTGACGACCCAAGAGAAACTTGGCGAACATGAGGATGATACCAACCGCTACCAGGGCCCCAACAGTCCAGGCAATGATTTCAATAGTGCACATTGCTGAAGAGTCGTCGAATTGGTTTGGCTGATGGTTAATAGGGACAGGAACGTTCATGCTGGGTATCTCTTGGTCCCGTGATTGATGAAGTGataagggaaagaagaagataaaTGATGAGTATTGTCAAGTGTTTTGAGCTGCAGTATATCAGATACTATTGGCAGGATGTTTGATTAAGTGAATATTGACTGTGAGGTTGTTTGGTGACGAGCCAGCCGAAAGTTGAGTTGGGTAGAAAAGGGAGGGAAAGTATCGGCGGATAACCTTGATGTTATATGTCGTGGATTCGACTGATTCGGTGAGCAAGTGACGAGAGTTTCAAGTTGAGGCTTGTAAGCAACAATATGAGACTTCTATTGACCCGAGGTGCATGTGGCTGAAGTGAAAAGATAGAGTTCCAAGGTCTGGTCACCCACCGCACAGCCCAAGCCCCGAAGCCCGGTGAGATCATGGGCTTGCCCAAACCTCATCCACGCGATGGCTGCTTGAGTTTGCCTTGTATGCTGGGGTATAGGAAGGCGGAGGAGTGCCAATAGGTTTGTAATCCGGAAGCTCAGTATCGCGAGATCCGCGAAGGGAAGTTGAAGTGTAAGACGACACAGGTTGGTGGGGAGGATTGACGAAAATGCTTTCATAGTTTTCCTCCCGATTCACCACGACGTCTCCTTGCTcttcatccagatcatcaacatgtTTTTTCGATTTGCAGCCATAGGCCAGCATGAAACAAATCAACCAGACGACGCCCATGACAATGAAGAGTATAAACACCCCTGGCATTACCGTGTCCAAGGTCAAAGCCATGATGTCGAGTTCGATCGAGAAAAGAGGCGTTTTTTCGTGGATGCGAGTCGAGGCGTTAAAGAAAAGGGGGGAAAGAAATGATGCTGTCATGGATGTGAGTCTGAATCTCTTATATAACCCGAGTTGCCTCTCGAAGTTAATGTTGGTATTTGAGTTGCTTCACTGAAGATAGTTCTCacaagaagatgagtttAAGTTGCTAAAGCTTTTATTTTCTGGTCCTCGCACATTTCTAACTTCTATTTTCTAGCATAGACTTTTGACTGTCTAGTTCCTTCCAATCACGAAGCCATGAACAAGTTTTGTGCAGAGTTATTCCCAAGCTTACCAGTTACAGCGAATAAAACAAACACTGTTCCAGCTGATGGCCAGATGATCAAATCGCCCAAACCGCCGGCTGTGGGCATTTCATAGGGTAGACCCTAGCAGAGCATAGCTCTCCGGGCCAGATGGGAATGGAGTGTTAAAGGGCCATACGAGCAGGCCAAGGGTAAGTGAGAGGTGACAGGTCGATTGAATCCAGGCggccctcttcaacagccttTTCGTCTGCTCCAACATAGGAAGAATCTCCATGAGCTTCCAAGACCTCCCGGAGCAAGACGAGATGGTGCTCGTCGAACGCGCCTGGATAATCCTTCAGGCGAAAGATCGCATTCTCAAGATCTACACTGTCGGATTTCTTGACCCATATCCACCCATATCTTCGACCTGTAcgcctcaagaagcttcctGAACCCTGCATGAGAAGGAGGCATCCACTAAAGAAGCCTCCCAGAAGGagtatgatgagaaagacaaggagaCGATCGCATTTGCCAGACGCATCTTCCTCGGACGGGCTGGCCTGAGCGCCGGTTCTGtcaggagaagagagacgGAGAGTGTAGGTGAGGTCGACGACAGCAACAGCGATAGGGAGACGACTAGGGCGCACAGTTTCG
This region includes:
- a CDS encoding galactose-1-phosphate uridylyltransferase translates to MPDQILDDISHRRYNPLTDSWLLVSPHRTKRPWQGQQEAAVASKLPEYDPKCYLCPGNPRAAGDQNPNYEKTFAFVNDYSAVKQEQPDYDAKASSNDLESLLLQAQGVKGVCYVLTFSPKHHVTLADMTADEIVPVIEHWTRIYANHLTPSNPRAAEADKLAISMSKDAAPSPEEQYRYMQIFENKGAAMGCSNPHPHCQVWTTSTMPEEPGKELVQMSKYREQHGGRHLLGDYVKLELEKQERVVWENDAFVIVCPWWAVWPFEVLVLPKRHIRSLLDFKPEERLQFAEAIQEVTRRYDNLFECNFPYSSGLHQAPLDGTPEELESAYFHMHFYPPLLRSATVKKFLVGYELLAEPQRDITPEQATVRLRNCGGELYRKNL
- a CDS encoding transcriptional adapter 2-alpha; this encodes MGVIRKKTITRGGEGGVKYVCDVCSSDITSTVRIRCADSDCSDFDLCVSCFAKGESRNAHNPATHAFRVIEQNSFPIFDREWGADEELLLLEGAEIYGLGSWADIADHIGGFREKDEVRDHYLSTYVDSSHFPLPERCSPHDCELANEIPREEFQARKKRRIEERRDAAKNAPALQPKTKPTASVPSCHEIQGYMPGRLEFETEYANEAEEAVQLMQFDPGDGLNPRTGELEPEMELKLTVMDIYNARLTQRVERKKVIFEHNLLEYRENTKLEKRRTKEERDLLQKAKPFARMMNQQDFEELNQGLLDELNLRQAITQLQEWRNMRIGDLRSGEKYENEKASRIQKAIPMGSMDRERLASAQRSKQPPPPEPPSGSALLIAPELPARLLPAPAAEVNGDAKPLTNGHTDGLTNGQTNGQVNGVTNGVNGVNGVNGHAAPKQRYTAQPISGVQPMPMTQDTAPDLHLLTPEEIKLCEIIRLQPKPYLMIKEQILKEALKTNGTLKKKQAKEICRLDSQKGGRIFDFFINSGWVGKA